A genomic segment from Pseudomonas mendocina encodes:
- the pth gene encoding aminoacyl-tRNA hydrolase, whose protein sequence is MTAVQLIVGLGNPGPEYDQTRHNAGALFVERVAASQRVNLSVDRKYFGLVGKFNHQGREVRLLIPTTYMNRSGQSVAALANFFKIKPEEILVAHDELDMPPGVAKLKQGGGHGGHNGLRDIIAQLGNQNNFHRLRLGIGHPGHASLVSGYVLGRAPRSEQELLDKSIDFALDVLPEILAGDWTVAMRKLHSQKATK, encoded by the coding sequence TGCCGTACAACTGATCGTTGGCCTGGGAAACCCAGGTCCCGAATACGACCAGACCCGGCACAATGCAGGGGCCCTTTTCGTTGAGCGCGTGGCAGCCAGCCAGCGCGTCAACCTCTCCGTAGATCGCAAGTATTTCGGCCTGGTGGGCAAATTCAACCACCAGGGGCGCGAAGTTCGTCTGCTCATCCCCACCACCTACATGAACCGCAGCGGCCAGTCCGTGGCGGCCCTGGCCAATTTCTTCAAGATCAAACCCGAAGAGATCCTGGTGGCCCACGACGAACTCGACATGCCACCCGGCGTCGCCAAGCTCAAGCAAGGCGGCGGTCACGGTGGGCACAACGGCCTGCGCGACATCATCGCCCAGCTCGGCAACCAGAATAACTTCCATCGCCTTCGGCTCGGCATCGGCCACCCGGGACACGCCAGCCTAGTCTCCGGCTACGTGCTCGGACGCGCCCCACGCAGCGAACAGGAACTGCTCGACAAGAGCATCGATTTCGCCTTGGACGTCCTGCCGGAAATACTCGCCGGCGACTGGACCGTGGCCATGCGCAAACTGCATAGCCAGAAGGCCACCAAGTAA